The window CGTTTGTCTTTCATAAGGTTCTCCTACAGTAGATCAAGATCAGCGCCAGAATCGCTGGATAAACAAGCGAATGAGAAACTCGGGCAGTAGCGACATTCGATAGAGTGTCTTCTTCGGCTGCTGAGGTAAGCGGTACAGCCACTCCAGGTAGTGCTTTTGCATCCAATTAGGGGCTTCCTTGAGATTGCCTGCGATATAATCAAACGCCGCACCAACACCAAGTTGAACAGCCTTGATCCTCCCTTTGTGGACCGCCATCCACTTCTCCTGCTTTGGCGCCCCAAGCGATACAAAAAGAACATCTGGATCCGCATCGTTAATCATTCTGATCACTTCCTCATCCTCTTCCTTATTCAACTCTCTAAACGGCGGTGAATACATACCGGCAATGTTAATTCCAGGATACTCTGCCTTCAGTGCCTCACGCAATCTGCCAAGCGTTTCATCGGTGTTACCATACAGATAAATTTTGAGATTATTCTTTGCAGCATGTTCACACAGTCTTATCACTAAATCGGCACCACGTACCCTGCCTTTGAA is drawn from candidate division WOR-3 bacterium and contains these coding sequences:
- a CDS encoding WecB/TagA/CpsF family glycosyltransferase, encoding PNEYGSRTQIAGADDGHTILQGVSFLPVAIIDALQRVVAHLPHKDGSYFCFANIHVVMESHKDAELKEALNNAAGVFPDGMGTAGALKYLSHMFKGRVRGADLVIRLCEHAAKNNLKIYLYGNTDETLGRLREALKAEYPGINIAGMYSPPFRELNKEEDEEVIRMINDADPDVLFVSLGAPKQEKWMAVHKGRIKAVQLGVGAAFDYIAGNLKEAPNWMQKHYLEWLYRLPQQPKKTLYRMSLLPEFLIRLFIQRFWR